A stretch of the Nothobranchius furzeri strain GRZ-AD chromosome 5, NfurGRZ-RIMD1, whole genome shotgun sequence genome encodes the following:
- the LOC107378438 gene encoding potassium voltage-gated channel subfamily A member 7 isoform X1, producing MDNQDKQRVSDKEGEKSKAEEVSDEQKQSKDKHNKLEKESSEKEVRGENRRPWRSNWALAERLAINVSGMRYETQLRTLAQFPDSLLGDPQRRLRYYDPMRNELFLDRNRICFDAILYFYQSGGRLRRPANIPLDMFLEELHFYELGEEIIDRFKEDEGFHKEEERPLPPKKWQQDIWMLFEYPESSGGARIIAIISVMVIIISILIFCLETLPEFRHEKERREQFTTTPHPTIPNETILIPPKFTAFHDPFFIVETVCIFWFSFELIMRFISAPNKIRFFKDIMNIIDFLAILPFFVTLGTELAKDKGTQPSVSLALIRIIRLVRVFRIFKLSRHSKGLQILGQTLKASLRELALLIFFLFIGVILFSSAVYFAEVDSIGTSFTSIPEAFWWAVVTMTTVGYGDMSPGTVGGKLVGSMCAIAGVLTISLPVPVIVSNFSYFYHREMECEDNRVYSHVPTSLWEKDGENEDEGEEEDGLDEGPEYMGDYALLSQQNRATSPPLNGRLLGGLCTEPVAGDRQGITFSLKEPMVTQV from the exons ATGGATAATCAAGACAAGCAGAGAGTCTCAGACAAAGAAGGGGAAAAGTCGAAGGCTGAGGAGGTCAGTgatgaacaaaaacaaagcaaagacaaACACAACAAACTGGAGAAGGAGAGCAGTGAGAAGGAGGTGAGGGGGGAGAACCGTCGCCCCTGGAGGAGTAACTGGGCACTGGCTGAACGTCTGGCCATCAACGTTTCTGGGATGCGTTATGAGACCCAGCTCCGTACCCTTGCCCAGTTTCCAGACTCCCTGCTGGGTGACCCCCAGAGGCGCCTTCGCTACTACGACCCCATGCGTAATGAACTATTCTTGGACAGGAACCGCATCTGCTTTGATGCCATCCTCTACTTCTACCAGTCAGGGGGAAGGCTGCGGAGGCCCGCTAACATCCCCCTGGACATGTTCCTGGAGGAACTGCACTTCTACGAGCTTGGGGAGGAGATAATCGACCGCTTCAAAGAGGATGAAGGCTTCCATAAAGAGGAGGAGAGACCATTACCCCCCAAAAAGTGGCAGCAGGACATCTGGATGCTGTTTGAGTATCCAGAGTCTTCTGGTGGAGCTCGAATCATTGCCATCATCAGTGTTATGGTCATTATCATCTCCATTCTCATCTTCTGCTTAGAGACTCTGCCGGAGTTCAGACATGAGAAGGAACGAAGGGAG CAATTCACCACCACGCCTCATCCCACCATCCCCAACGAAACCATCTTGATCCCACCAAAGTTCACTGCCTTCCACGACCCCTTCTTCATAGTAGAGACTGTCTGCATCTTCTGGTTCTCCTTTGAACTCATCATGCGCTTCATCAGTGCTCCAAACAAGATACGCTTCTTCAAAGACATCATGAACATCATCGACTTTTTGGCCAttttgccctttttcgttacactGGGCACAGAGCTCGCCAAGGACAAAGGCACACAACCCTCCGTGTCCCTGGCCCTCATCCGGATCATTAGACTGGTGAGGGTCTTCAGGATTTTCAAGCTTTCTCGTCACTCCAAAGGCCTCCAGATCTTGGGTCAGACACTGAAGGCTAGCTTGCGAGAGCTTGCCCTACTGATTTTCTTCCTTTTTATTGGGGTCATCCTCTTTTCAAGTGCTGTTTACTTTGCTGAGGTGGACAGTATTGGCACATCATTCACCAGCATACCCGAGGCTTTCTGGTGGGCGGTGGTTACTATGACAACAGTGGGCTATGGGGACATGAGCCCGGGGACGGTTGGGGGAAAGCTGGTGGGCTCTATGTGTGCTATTGCTGGTGTGCTCACCATCTCTTTGCCAGTTCCTGTCATCGTGTCCAACTTCAGCTACTTCTACCACCGAGAGATGGAGTGTGAGGACAACAGGGTGTACAGCCACGTTCCCACATCACTCTGGGAAAAGGACGGGGAGAATGAAGACGAAGGTGAAGAGGAGGATGGATTGGATGAAGGTCCGGAGTACATGGGGGATTATGCACTCCTGTCACAGCAGAACAGGGCCACGAGCCCTCCTCTCAATGGGCGTCTACTAGGTGGACTTTGTACAGAACCGGTTGCAGGTGATCGGCAAGGGATTACGTTTAGTCTCAAAGAACCTATGGTCACCCAAGTTTGA
- the LOC107378438 gene encoding potassium voltage-gated channel subfamily A member 1 isoform X2 — MDNQDKQRVSDKEGEKSKAEEVSDEQKQSKDKHNKLEKESSEKEVRGENRRPWRSNWALAERLAINVSGMRYETQLRTLAQFPDSLLGDPQRRLRYYDPMRNELFLDRNRICFDAILYFYQSGGRLRRPANIPLDMFLEELHFYELGEEIIDRFKEDEGFHKEEERPLPPKKWQQDIWMLFEYPESSGGARIIAIISVMQFTTTPHPTIPNETILIPPKFTAFHDPFFIVETVCIFWFSFELIMRFISAPNKIRFFKDIMNIIDFLAILPFFVTLGTELAKDKGTQPSVSLALIRIIRLVRVFRIFKLSRHSKGLQILGQTLKASLRELALLIFFLFIGVILFSSAVYFAEVDSIGTSFTSIPEAFWWAVVTMTTVGYGDMSPGTVGGKLVGSMCAIAGVLTISLPVPVIVSNFSYFYHREMECEDNRVYSHVPTSLWEKDGENEDEGEEEDGLDEGPEYMGDYALLSQQNRATSPPLNGRLLGGLCTEPVAGDRQGITFSLKEPMVTQV, encoded by the exons ATGGATAATCAAGACAAGCAGAGAGTCTCAGACAAAGAAGGGGAAAAGTCGAAGGCTGAGGAGGTCAGTgatgaacaaaaacaaagcaaagacaaACACAACAAACTGGAGAAGGAGAGCAGTGAGAAGGAGGTGAGGGGGGAGAACCGTCGCCCCTGGAGGAGTAACTGGGCACTGGCTGAACGTCTGGCCATCAACGTTTCTGGGATGCGTTATGAGACCCAGCTCCGTACCCTTGCCCAGTTTCCAGACTCCCTGCTGGGTGACCCCCAGAGGCGCCTTCGCTACTACGACCCCATGCGTAATGAACTATTCTTGGACAGGAACCGCATCTGCTTTGATGCCATCCTCTACTTCTACCAGTCAGGGGGAAGGCTGCGGAGGCCCGCTAACATCCCCCTGGACATGTTCCTGGAGGAACTGCACTTCTACGAGCTTGGGGAGGAGATAATCGACCGCTTCAAAGAGGATGAAGGCTTCCATAAAGAGGAGGAGAGACCATTACCCCCCAAAAAGTGGCAGCAGGACATCTGGATGCTGTTTGAGTATCCAGAGTCTTCTGGTGGAGCTCGAATCATTGCCATCATCAGTGTTATG CAATTCACCACCACGCCTCATCCCACCATCCCCAACGAAACCATCTTGATCCCACCAAAGTTCACTGCCTTCCACGACCCCTTCTTCATAGTAGAGACTGTCTGCATCTTCTGGTTCTCCTTTGAACTCATCATGCGCTTCATCAGTGCTCCAAACAAGATACGCTTCTTCAAAGACATCATGAACATCATCGACTTTTTGGCCAttttgccctttttcgttacactGGGCACAGAGCTCGCCAAGGACAAAGGCACACAACCCTCCGTGTCCCTGGCCCTCATCCGGATCATTAGACTGGTGAGGGTCTTCAGGATTTTCAAGCTTTCTCGTCACTCCAAAGGCCTCCAGATCTTGGGTCAGACACTGAAGGCTAGCTTGCGAGAGCTTGCCCTACTGATTTTCTTCCTTTTTATTGGGGTCATCCTCTTTTCAAGTGCTGTTTACTTTGCTGAGGTGGACAGTATTGGCACATCATTCACCAGCATACCCGAGGCTTTCTGGTGGGCGGTGGTTACTATGACAACAGTGGGCTATGGGGACATGAGCCCGGGGACGGTTGGGGGAAAGCTGGTGGGCTCTATGTGTGCTATTGCTGGTGTGCTCACCATCTCTTTGCCAGTTCCTGTCATCGTGTCCAACTTCAGCTACTTCTACCACCGAGAGATGGAGTGTGAGGACAACAGGGTGTACAGCCACGTTCCCACATCACTCTGGGAAAAGGACGGGGAGAATGAAGACGAAGGTGAAGAGGAGGATGGATTGGATGAAGGTCCGGAGTACATGGGGGATTATGCACTCCTGTCACAGCAGAACAGGGCCACGAGCCCTCCTCTCAATGGGCGTCTACTAGGTGGACTTTGTACAGAACCGGTTGCAGGTGATCGGCAAGGGATTACGTTTAGTCTCAAAGAACCTATGGTCACCCAAGTTTGA
- the hsd17b14 gene encoding 17-beta-hydroxysteroid dehydrogenase 14 isoform X2, which yields MSLRYHNKVVIVTGGSKGIGRGIVRAFVENGAKVVFCARGGPAGEALEEELNSAGPGSCKFIKCDMSKEEEIKMLISVTVQLYGHIDCLVNNAGWHPPHKATDETTAEEFRELLNLNLISYFLASKIALPYLRQHQGNIINVSSLVGTIGQKDAAPYVATKGAIIAMTKAMAVDESRCNVRVNCISPGNVMTPLWEELAAQTPDAAEAIRVGENAQLMGRMGTEAECGLAALYLAADATFCTGIDLLLSGGAELNYGFKSQILS from the exons ATGTCCCTCCGATACCACAACAAAGTTGTTATTGTCACCGGAGGATCCAAAGGGATCGGCAGAGGGATCGTCAGAGCCTTTG TGGAAAATGGAGCCAAAGTGGTGTTTTGTGCGAGAGGAG GTCCTGCAGGTGAAGCTCTGGAAGAGGAACTCAACTCAGCAGGACCGGGCTCATGCAAATTTATCAAATGTGACATGTCCAAGGAAGAAGAGATTAAG ATGTTGATCTCAGTCACTGTGCAGCTTTATGGACACATTGATTGCCTGGTCAACAACGCTGGCTGGC ACCCTCCTCACAAAGCCACCGATGAAACAACAGCAGAGGAGTTCAGAGAGCTGCTGAATCtcaacctcatcagttacttcctgGCTTCTAAA ATTGCATTACCCTACCTGCGCCAGCATCAGGGAAACATTATTAATGTTTCCAGTCTTGTGGGCACAATTGGTCAGAAAGATGCTGCACCCTATGTTGCCACTAAA GGAGCGATCATCGCCATGACCAAGGCCATGGCTGTGGATGAGAGTCGATGCAATGTGAGAGTGAACTG caTCTCTCCAGGTAACGTGATGACGCCGCTTTGGGAAGAACTTGCAGCACAGACGCCAGATGCTGCAGAGGCCATCAGAGTGGGAGAAAATGCTCAG CTGATGGGTCGTATGGGAACAGAGGCTGAGTGTGGACTTGCTGCCTTGTATCTGGCTGCAGATGCCACTTTCTGCACCGGGATCGACCTGCTGCTCAGCGGAGGGGCAGAACTCAACTACGGCTTTAAGAGTCAGATCCTGTCCTGA
- the hsd17b14 gene encoding 17-beta-hydroxysteroid dehydrogenase 14 isoform X1 yields MSLRYHNKVVIVTGGSKGIGRGIVRAFVENGAKVVFCARGGPAGEALEEELNSAGPGSCKFIKCDMSKEEEIKMLISVTVQLYGHIDCLVNNAGWHPPHKATDETTAEEFRELLNLNLISYFLASKLWLSLQIALPYLRQHQGNIINVSSLVGTIGQKDAAPYVATKGAIIAMTKAMAVDESRCNVRVNCISPGNVMTPLWEELAAQTPDAAEAIRVGENAQLMGRMGTEAECGLAALYLAADATFCTGIDLLLSGGAELNYGFKSQILS; encoded by the exons ATGTCCCTCCGATACCACAACAAAGTTGTTATTGTCACCGGAGGATCCAAAGGGATCGGCAGAGGGATCGTCAGAGCCTTTG TGGAAAATGGAGCCAAAGTGGTGTTTTGTGCGAGAGGAG GTCCTGCAGGTGAAGCTCTGGAAGAGGAACTCAACTCAGCAGGACCGGGCTCATGCAAATTTATCAAATGTGACATGTCCAAGGAAGAAGAGATTAAG ATGTTGATCTCAGTCACTGTGCAGCTTTATGGACACATTGATTGCCTGGTCAACAACGCTGGCTGGC ACCCTCCTCACAAAGCCACCGATGAAACAACAGCAGAGGAGTTCAGAGAGCTGCTGAATCtcaacctcatcagttacttcctgGCTTCTAAA cTCTGGCTCTCTCTGCAGATTGCATTACCCTACCTGCGCCAGCATCAGGGAAACATTATTAATGTTTCCAGTCTTGTGGGCACAATTGGTCAGAAAGATGCTGCACCCTATGTTGCCACTAAA GGAGCGATCATCGCCATGACCAAGGCCATGGCTGTGGATGAGAGTCGATGCAATGTGAGAGTGAACTG caTCTCTCCAGGTAACGTGATGACGCCGCTTTGGGAAGAACTTGCAGCACAGACGCCAGATGCTGCAGAGGCCATCAGAGTGGGAGAAAATGCTCAG CTGATGGGTCGTATGGGAACAGAGGCTGAGTGTGGACTTGCTGCCTTGTATCTGGCTGCAGATGCCACTTTCTGCACCGGGATCGACCTGCTGCTCAGCGGAGGGGCAGAACTCAACTACGGCTTTAAGAGTCAGATCCTGTCCTGA